Proteins encoded together in one Eriocheir sinensis breed Jianghai 21 unplaced genomic scaffold, ASM2467909v1 Scaffold854, whole genome shotgun sequence window:
- the LOC126994714 gene encoding uncharacterized protein LOC126994714, with protein MNKDTLAKLGDTFKQLARPSSEEELEHGATTGDLNVVNLRSGATYSSLPRDSAPSPSESSEYLTPTRPNTMPVDPPPPPPPGAPHHFPPPPIRVIPTHASIRQFSGGETDFSARQFLDLCESAIVNSSITEDHDKIAFIRSRLLPGSRALNLMQSSAFASGDIGVNYEVFKGNFIKIFGGGSKPSIVRQMAHTVESLQKNSSTKPIWDAMIEANQLAVDCVKSLEDALWLPGGCMQKHQVKTAFELFFYLFHISEKNRRSALPLAFKPSGKLVDFVSELEVKVQEHPHHQPLATAAALQAQNHDVAFSDHLVVPWLPACNNTHPPEAWCPHGTHRRGLPHRRCAPRKISIYFLDQQHGHNQDSLRKSTRHGRRHPGYQD; from the exons atgaacaaagacactctcgctaaactcggcgacacctttaaacagttggctcgtccttcaagtgaggaggaattggagcacggtgcaaccaccggtgatttaaatgtggtgaatttgcgatcgggggctacgtactcttccctcccaagggatagcgccccttcaccttcagaatcgtctgaatacttaacccccactcggccgaacacaatgcctgtcgatccacctccccctcctcctcctggggccccacaccacttccccccgcccccgattcgggtcattccaactcacgccagtatccgacaattctcgggaggcgagaccgatttttcggcgcgacagtttttagatttgtgtgaatctgccatcgtaaattcctccattacggaagatcatgataaaatcgctttcattcggtcacggttacttccaggctctcgggcattgaatttgatgcagtcctcagcgttcgcttcgggggacattggtgtaaactatgaggtttttaaagggaatttcattaaaatcttcgggggcgggagtaaaccaagcatcgttagacagatggcacacacggttgagtccctccaaaaaaattcctcaacaaagccgatttgggacgccatgattgaggccaatcagctggcggttgactgtgtcaagagcttggaagacgcgctctggcttccagggggctgtatgcaaaaacaccaggtgaagacagctttcgagttgtttttttacttatttcatatttcagagaagaaccgccgttctgcccttcctttggccttcaaaccgagcgggaagttggttgacttcgtctcagagttagaggtcaaggttcaggaacaccctcaccatcaacccctcgccacagcagcagcattgcaagcacaaa atcatgatgttgcgttttctgaccatcttgttgtcccttggctccctgcttgcaacaacacccatccacctgaagcctggtgccctcacggcacacataggagaggtcttcctcatagaagatgtgctcctcgtaaaatatccatatacttccttgaccaacagcacggacataatcaggatagtctcagaaaatctactcggcatggcagacgccatccgggctaccaagactag